One window of Lolium rigidum isolate FL_2022 unplaced genomic scaffold, APGP_CSIRO_Lrig_0.1 contig_28943_1, whole genome shotgun sequence genomic DNA carries:
- the LOC124680818 gene encoding protein phosphatase 2C 35-like, producing the protein MGNSLACFCCAGAAAAGPRRRHVAPAALPSDPAYDEGLGHSFCYVRPDKLLQPYYYSTAEDDLLPDATAAAAAAGEEATTFRAISGAALSANVSTPLSTSALLLLPDDSSATTATVSSGFESSDSFAALPLQPIPRFPSGPISSGGFLSGPIERGFLSGPLDPALLSGPLPGPAASARLPGPVPALRRSLSHGGRRIRDFTRAILSRADRFHPAAVSGSLGSPDAAAAAVAACGADASGLQWAQGKAGEDRVHVVVSEERGWVFVGIYDGFNGPDATDFLVSNLYAAVHRELRGLLWDEQSPQPDHPTSSPSTTTAASDHQDQHTRRRRARRARPPRGSADYDDEEQQRRWRCEWDRDCSSLKPPIHHHHHPQRTDGEHDHVAVLKALARALRRTEEAYLGVADKMVAEFPELALMGSCVLSMLMKGDDMYVMGVGDSRAVLATMDSVDLGEGSFDGLSPCLSAVQLTSDHSTSMPEEVRRIRNEHPDDPSAISKDRVKGSLKVTRAFGAGFLKQPKWNDALLEMFRIDYVGSSPYITCNPSLYHHKLSTRDRFLILSSDGLYQYFTNEEAVAQVEMFIATTPEGDPAQHLVEEVLFRAANKAGMDFHELIEIPQGDRRQYHDDVSVIIISLEGRIWRSCV; encoded by the exons ATGGGCAACTCCCTCGCCTGCTTCTgctgcgccggcgccgccgcagccggccctcgccgccgccacgtcGCGCCCGCCGCGCTCCCCTCCGACCCGGCCTacgacgagggcctcggccacTCCTTCTGCTACGTCCGCCCCGACAAGCTCCTCCAACCCTACTACTACTCCACCGCCGAAGACGACCTCCTCcccgacgccaccgccgccgccgccgccgcgggcgagGAGGCCACCACCTTCCGCGCCATCTCAGGCGCCGCCCTCTCCGCCAACGTCTCCACCCCGCTCTCCACCTCCGCGCTGCTCCTCCTGCCCGAcgactcctccgccaccaccgccaccgtctcctccgGCTTCGAGAGCTCCGACTCCTTCGCCGCCCTCCCGCTCCAGCCCATCCCGCGCTTCCCCTCCGGCCCCATCTCCTCCGGCGGCTTCCTCTCCGGCCCCATCGAGCGCGGCTTCCTCTCGGGCCCGCTCGACCCCGCGCTCCTCTCCGGCCCGCTCCCGGGCCCGGCcgcctccgcccgcctccccggcCCCGTCCCCGCGCTCCGCCGCAGCCTCTCCCACGGCGGCCGCCGCATCCGCGACTTCACCCGCGCCATCCTCTCCCGCGCCGACCGCTTCCATCCGGCCGCCGTCTCCGGAAGCCTCGGCtcccccgacgccgccgccgccgccgtcgccgcctgcggCGCCGACGCCAGCGGGCTGCAGTGGGCGCAGGGCAAGGCCGGCGAGGACCGCGTCCACGTCGTCGTGTCCGAGGAGCGCGGCTGGGTCTTCGTCGGCATCTACGACGGCTTCAACGGCCCCGACGCCACCGACTTCCTCGTCTCCAACCTCTACGCCGCCGTGCACCGCGAGCTCCGCGGCCTCCTCTGGGACGAACAGTCCCCCCAGCCCGACCACCCAACCTCATCCCCCAGCACTACCACCGCCGCGTCCGACCACCAGGACCAGCACACGcgccggcgccgcgcgcgccgcgcccGCCCACCGCGCGGGAGCGCCGACTACGACGACGAAGAGCAGCAGCGGCGCTGGCGCTGCGAGTGGGACCGCGACTGCTCCAGCCTCAAGCCGCcgatccatcaccaccaccatccccAGAGAACCGACGGCGAGCACGACCACGTCGCCGTGCTCAAGGCGCTGGCGCGCGCGCTGCGCAGGACCGAGGAGGCATACCTCGGCGTCGCCGACAAGATGGTCGCCGAGTTCCCCGAGCTCGCGCTCATGGGCTCCTGCGTGCTCTCCATGCTCATGAAAGGGGACGACATGTACGTCATGGGCGTCGGGGATAGCCGGGCCGTACTGGCCACCATGGACAGCGTTGATCTCGGTGAGGGCTCATTCGACGGTCTGTCGCCGTGCTTGTCGGCCGTGCAGCTCACGTCGGATCACAGCACTTCGATGCCAGAG GAGGTTCGCAGAATACGGAATGAGCATCCCGATGATCCGTCCGCGATCTCCAAGGACCGCGTGAAGGGATCGCTCAAGGTGACCAGAGCATTCGGCGCCGGTTTCTTGAAACAG CCGAAATGGAACGATGCACTACTGGAGATGTTCCGAATCGATTACGTCGGGTCGTCCCCGTACATCACGTGCAATCCATCCCTTTATCACCATAAGCTCAGCACGAGGGATAGATTCCTGATACTGTCTTCCGACGGTCTCTACCAGTATTTCACAAACGAGGAGGCAGTTGCTCAGGTAGAAATGTTCATCGCAACAACCCCTGAAGGCGACCCTGCCCAGCACCTTGTCGAAGAAGTGCTTTTTcgggcagcaaacaaagcag GAATGGACTTCCACGAACTGATCGAGATCCCGCAAGGCGACCGTCGGCAATACCATGACGACGTGTCGGTCATCATCATCTCCTTGGAGGGCAGGATCTGGAGATCTTGTGTGTAA
- the LOC124680821 gene encoding 60S ribosomal protein L36-3-like: MAPTPPKSGLFVGINKGHVVTKRELPPRPSDRKGKITKRVHFVRNLIREVAGFAPYERRITELLKVGKDKRALKVAKRKLGTHKRAKKKREEMSSVLRKMRSAGTAEKKK; this comes from the exons ATGGCGCCTACGCCGCCGAAGTCAGGGCTGTTCGTCGGGATCAACAAGGGGCACGTCGTCACCAAGCGCGAGCTGCCGCCGCGCCCTTCTGACCGCAAAGGG AAAATTACCAAGAGGGTCCATTTTGTTCGGAACTTGATCAGGGAAGTTGCTGGATTCGCGCCATACGAGAGGCGTATCACTGAGCTTCTGAAGGTTGGAAAGGATAAGCGTGCACTCAAGGTAGCCAAAAGAAAGCTAGGGACACATAAGAGAGCCAAGAAGAAGCGTGAGGAAATGTCCAGTGTTCTTAGGAAGATGAG GTCTGCTGGGACTGCCGAAAAGAAGAAGTGA